One window from the genome of Echinicola vietnamensis DSM 17526 encodes:
- a CDS encoding formate/nitrite transporter family protein — MADKQDKEEAKRQREEEKRQKSIDSELKKSKSVSNDGTKSHGEILKQQITEGLETYDKKASSLLLSSLTAGLEIGFSYLLICTVYAYFSKSLSEDISYKLTALVYPVGFIMVILGQSILFTEQTSLLTLPVLNKKRSVGSLLKIWGLVISGNLIGGFLIAMLLLWIGPRLGIFDMQIVGKVALHAVDFPSLVIFTSAVLAGWLMGLLSWLLSSSRDTLSKIVIIFIITSMMAFTGLHHSIVGNVEVFAGLIGSPEITFERYLNFQVFALLGNAVGGAVFVALLKYRAFVYNIDVK; from the coding sequence ATGGCAGACAAGCAAGATAAAGAAGAAGCAAAGCGACAACGGGAAGAAGAGAAGCGGCAGAAAAGCATCGATTCTGAGCTTAAGAAATCCAAGTCCGTCTCAAATGACGGGACGAAGTCACATGGTGAGATTCTGAAGCAGCAGATCACTGAGGGGCTGGAAACATACGATAAAAAAGCAAGTAGTTTACTGCTCAGTTCGCTGACGGCCGGATTGGAAATCGGGTTTAGTTATTTGCTGATTTGTACAGTATATGCCTATTTTTCCAAAAGCCTGTCTGAAGACATCAGCTATAAATTGACCGCTTTGGTGTATCCTGTGGGATTTATCATGGTTATTTTGGGCCAATCCATTCTGTTTACCGAACAAACTTCCTTATTGACCTTGCCCGTGCTGAATAAAAAACGGAGTGTTGGAAGTCTGCTGAAAATCTGGGGATTGGTGATTTCAGGTAACCTAATTGGCGGTTTCCTGATTGCAATGCTGCTGCTATGGATCGGTCCGCGACTGGGTATTTTTGATATGCAGATTGTCGGTAAGGTAGCCCTTCATGCAGTGGATTTTCCCAGTTTGGTGATTTTTACCAGTGCGGTATTGGCTGGATGGCTAATGGGCTTACTGTCGTGGTTATTGTCCTCCTCCCGGGACACATTGAGTAAAATAGTGATTATTTTCATCATCACTTCCATGATGGCCTTTACCGGACTTCACCATAGTATCGTGGGAAATGTGGAAGTGTTTGCCGGTTTGATAGGCTCACCGGAAATTACATTTGAGCGATACCTTAACTTCCAAGTGTTTGCACTCTTAGGAAATGCAGTGGGCGGAGCCGTTTTCGTGGCACTGCTGAAGTACCGGGCCTTTGTGTACAACATAGACGTTAAATAA
- a CDS encoding DoxX family protein: MTTNPSKTSLLQQIFRILLGLNMLFAGVGHMTFLRAEFQAQVPDWTPFSKDFIVLASGVVEILLGLAMVIGTKYRVYTGLALALFFVLVFPGNIAQYINGIDAFGLDTDTKRLVRLFFQPVLIAWAMWSSGAYQYWIKHKNYRNLG, from the coding sequence ATGACAACCAACCCTTCCAAAACATCCTTGCTACAACAAATATTCCGCATTTTGTTAGGCCTGAACATGCTCTTTGCAGGTGTGGGGCACATGACCTTTTTAAGGGCAGAATTCCAAGCACAAGTTCCTGATTGGACTCCCTTCTCCAAAGACTTTATCGTGCTGGCTTCTGGAGTTGTTGAAATCCTGTTGGGGCTTGCCATGGTCATAGGCACCAAATACAGGGTATATACTGGCTTGGCGCTGGCCTTGTTCTTTGTGCTGGTCTTTCCGGGAAATATCGCGCAATACATCAATGGCATTGATGCCTTTGGCCTGGACACGGATACCAAAAGGCTGGTCAGGCTATTCTTCCAGCCCGTGTTGATCGCTTGGGCAATGTGGAGCAGTGGAGCTTATCAATATTGGATTAAGCATAAAAACTATCGTAATTTGGGTTGA
- a CDS encoding organic hydroperoxide resistance protein translates to MKTIFETRATAVGGRNGHVKSEDGILDFDVKVPTGMGGKGGEFTNPEQLFAAGYSACFDNAVIHVASMKKAKIQSQTTATVGLAMTDDKRYELTVSLEVSIKGADQATAEDIVNTAHATCPYSNAVKGNVNVAITVKAEA, encoded by the coding sequence ATGAAAACTATATTTGAAACACGCGCAACAGCAGTAGGTGGTAGAAATGGCCATGTAAAAAGTGAAGATGGAATTTTGGATTTTGACGTCAAGGTACCTACCGGAATGGGAGGCAAAGGCGGTGAATTCACCAATCCAGAACAGCTTTTTGCTGCAGGATATTCAGCCTGTTTTGACAATGCCGTAATCCACGTCGCTTCCATGAAAAAAGCGAAAATACAATCCCAAACTACCGCTACAGTGGGATTGGCAATGACAGATGATAAGCGTTACGAATTGACTGTATCGCTTGAGGTCTCCATTAAAGGTGCGGACCAAGCCACCGCAGAGGACATCGTAAACACTGCCCACGCCACCTGTCCATATTCCAATGCCGTAAAAGGTAATGTGAATGTAGCCATTACGGTCAAGGCAGAAGCCTAA
- a CDS encoding class I SAM-dependent rRNA methyltransferase yields MTTYPQITLKKGKEISLKRRHHWVFSGAIAHTAPDLKNGQLVSVFSHRQEFLGTGHYQKGSITVRIISFEPKEINAAFWEEKLQNAYEMRAKIGLADNPATNVYRLVHGEGDQLPGLIIDHYHGTAVLQTHSVGMYQHREEISTALQTVYGEKLKAVYDKSAETLKGLAGIENQFLYGAPLTNVVLENGCKYEIDWEKGQKTGFFIDQRENRKLLGTYSQGKKVLNTFCYSGGFSIAALEAGAAEVHSVDISAKAIELTEKNLQLNRQFDGKHASKVADVVKYIREIEQDYDVIVLDPPAFAKNMKARHNAVQAYKRLNAEALKHIKPGGILFTFSCSQVVDKQLFAHTITAAAIEVGRSVRILQQLTQPADHPINAFHTETEYLKGLVLYVE; encoded by the coding sequence ATGACTACGTATCCACAAATCACCCTAAAAAAAGGCAAAGAAATATCCCTCAAAAGAAGGCACCATTGGGTGTTTTCAGGTGCGATTGCCCATACAGCTCCAGACCTCAAAAACGGTCAGCTCGTCAGCGTCTTCAGTCATCGACAAGAATTTTTGGGCACGGGTCATTATCAAAAAGGCTCCATTACCGTCCGCATTATCAGTTTCGAGCCAAAAGAAATCAATGCTGCCTTTTGGGAAGAGAAGCTCCAAAACGCTTACGAAATGCGGGCGAAGATCGGGCTGGCCGATAATCCTGCCACCAATGTGTACCGCCTCGTTCACGGGGAAGGCGATCAACTCCCAGGACTGATCATCGACCATTACCATGGTACGGCAGTGCTCCAAACCCACAGTGTGGGAATGTACCAACACCGGGAGGAAATTTCAACCGCATTGCAAACTGTTTATGGAGAAAAATTAAAGGCCGTTTACGACAAGAGTGCTGAGACACTTAAGGGCTTGGCGGGCATCGAAAACCAGTTTCTTTACGGCGCCCCCCTGACCAATGTAGTGCTGGAAAATGGCTGCAAGTATGAAATCGACTGGGAAAAAGGGCAAAAGACAGGTTTTTTCATCGACCAACGGGAAAACCGAAAACTGCTGGGAACGTACAGCCAAGGGAAAAAAGTGCTGAACACCTTTTGCTATTCCGGTGGCTTCTCCATTGCCGCCTTGGAAGCAGGTGCCGCAGAAGTGCATTCGGTAGACATTTCCGCAAAAGCCATTGAACTCACAGAGAAAAACTTACAGCTCAATCGCCAATTTGACGGAAAGCATGCTTCCAAAGTAGCGGATGTCGTCAAATACATTCGAGAAATAGAGCAAGATTATGATGTGATCGTGCTGGATCCGCCGGCATTTGCCAAAAACATGAAGGCTCGCCATAATGCTGTCCAAGCCTACAAAAGGCTGAATGCAGAAGCACTGAAGCATATTAAGCCTGGTGGCATCCTGTTTACATTCAGCTGCTCACAAGTGGTGGACAAGCAGCTATTTGCCCATACCATCACCGCAGCAGCGATCGAGGTAGGCAGGAGTGTTCGTATCCTACAGCAACTCACCCAGCCTGCAGACCATCCGATCAATGCATTCCATACGGAAACAGAATACCTGAAAGGTTTGGTCTTGTACGTGGAATAA
- the lhgO gene encoding L-2-hydroxyglutarate oxidase: MTYDIAIVGGGIVGLATGLKIIQQRPELKVVILEKEHELAKHQTGNNSGVIHSGLYYKPGSLKATNCISGYHELIQFCEEENIPFEITGKVVVATKDEQLPLLQNLLKRGLQNGLKGTRQITLDELKEYEPYCKGVAALHVPQTGIVDYKKVALAYGEKFKSLGGEILLDHQVKKINHKANQTELITTGKTILSRLMINCAGLYSDKVADMNGELDLDVKIIPFRGEYYKLKKEREYLVKNLIYPVPDPNFPFLGVHFTRMMKGGVEAGPNAVMAFKREGYKRTDFNLKEFRESITWPGLQKVAAKYWKTGIGEYYRSFSKAAFTTALQELIPDIKEDDLVDGGAGVRAQACDRTGGLLDDFAITENTHAINVLNAPSPAATSSLSIGGTVSARALKRFL, from the coding sequence ATGACATACGATATTGCAATAGTAGGTGGTGGCATAGTGGGCTTAGCCACTGGACTGAAAATCATACAGCAACGACCAGAATTGAAGGTGGTAATCTTGGAAAAGGAGCATGAACTGGCGAAGCACCAAACCGGCAATAATTCAGGTGTGATTCACTCCGGCCTCTATTACAAGCCAGGGTCTCTAAAAGCCACCAATTGCATCAGCGGCTACCACGAGCTGATCCAGTTTTGTGAGGAAGAAAACATCCCCTTTGAGATCACGGGGAAGGTCGTGGTCGCCACAAAAGATGAGCAGCTTCCCCTCCTGCAAAACCTGCTTAAGCGAGGCCTGCAAAATGGACTAAAAGGCACCCGCCAAATCACCTTAGACGAACTAAAGGAATATGAGCCCTACTGCAAGGGTGTGGCGGCCCTCCACGTGCCCCAAACCGGAATCGTGGATTATAAAAAAGTGGCTTTGGCCTATGGGGAAAAATTCAAATCCCTGGGCGGAGAAATCCTGCTTGACCACCAAGTCAAAAAAATCAACCATAAAGCCAATCAAACAGAGCTGATCACTACTGGTAAAACCATTCTTTCCCGGCTAATGATCAATTGCGCAGGACTATATTCGGATAAAGTGGCCGATATGAACGGTGAATTGGACCTGGACGTCAAAATCATCCCTTTCCGTGGAGAATACTATAAACTCAAAAAAGAACGGGAGTATTTGGTCAAAAACCTGATTTATCCGGTTCCTGATCCTAATTTTCCTTTCTTAGGCGTACACTTTACCCGCATGATGAAAGGTGGTGTCGAAGCAGGCCCCAACGCCGTCATGGCCTTCAAGCGTGAAGGGTATAAAAGAACGGATTTTAACCTCAAGGAATTTCGTGAATCCATCACTTGGCCAGGACTTCAGAAGGTGGCCGCCAAATATTGGAAAACTGGCATTGGCGAATATTACCGCTCCTTCTCCAAAGCAGCCTTTACCACGGCCTTGCAAGAGCTGATTCCAGACATCAAGGAAGACGACCTTGTGGATGGTGGCGCAGGTGTAAGGGCCCAGGCATGCGACCGCACAGGAGGGCTACTGGATGATTTTGCCATTACCGAAAACACCCATGCCATCAATGTCCTCAATGCACCTAGCCCAGCAGCGACGTCGTCACTTTCCATTGGCGGCACGGTCTCAGCGCGGGCATTGAAACGGTTTTTGTGA
- a CDS encoding ABC-F family ATP-binding cassette domain-containing protein, with the protein MISVDNLSLKFGKRTLFDEVNLKFTPGNCYGVIGANGAGKSTFLKILSGDQDSTTGSINITPGQRMAVLKQNHFEFDEVEVLKTVVMGHKKLYAIMEEKDAIYMKPDFSEEDGLRASELEAEFAEMDGWNAESDAAAMLSGLGISEDLHHVLMKDLAGNQKVRVLLAQALFGNPDILILDEPTNDLDAETINWLENFLVNFKNLVIVVSHDRHFLDAVSTHIVDIDFSKIKIYSGNYTFWYESSQLAAKQKADQNKKAEEKRKELQQFIERFSANVAKSKQATARKKMLEKLNVEDIQPSTRKYPGIIFKPEREAGDQIFMTEELELKDEGTTYFTDVNLMVDKGDKIAFISRTKQAVNKFFQTIMEEIPTQKGEFKWGVTINKAYLPNDNSEYFKTDLNLIDWLRQYSSNQEEAYVRTFLGRMLFTGEETLKSASVLSGGEKVRCMISKMMLQNPNLLVMDEPTNHLDLESITAFNNAIIEFNGTVLLSSYDHAFVQSTANRIIEFTPNGTIDRRMSYDDYLESDEIKALRESMYQKG; encoded by the coding sequence ATGATTTCAGTAGATAATCTTTCTTTAAAGTTCGGAAAACGAACCCTTTTTGATGAAGTAAACTTAAAGTTCACCCCAGGCAACTGCTATGGTGTGATCGGTGCCAACGGGGCAGGAAAATCCACCTTCCTGAAGATCCTTTCTGGTGACCAAGACAGTACCACCGGCAGTATAAATATCACGCCTGGCCAGCGTATGGCCGTTTTGAAACAAAACCACTTTGAATTTGATGAAGTGGAAGTACTCAAAACAGTGGTGATGGGCCATAAAAAGCTGTACGCTATCATGGAGGAAAAAGATGCGATCTACATGAAACCTGACTTTTCGGAGGAAGACGGATTGCGGGCGTCAGAACTGGAAGCTGAATTTGCAGAAATGGACGGTTGGAATGCGGAATCTGATGCCGCTGCCATGCTTTCTGGTTTGGGCATTTCTGAAGACCTTCACCATGTCTTGATGAAAGACCTTGCCGGTAACCAAAAAGTGAGGGTCTTGCTTGCCCAGGCCTTGTTCGGAAATCCAGACATCCTCATCCTCGATGAGCCTACTAACGACCTGGATGCCGAAACCATCAATTGGCTGGAAAACTTCTTGGTCAATTTCAAAAACCTGGTGATAGTCGTTTCCCACGACCGGCACTTCTTGGATGCCGTATCCACCCACATCGTGGACATTGACTTCAGTAAGATCAAAATCTACAGTGGTAATTATACCTTCTGGTACGAATCATCCCAACTGGCGGCCAAGCAAAAAGCCGATCAAAACAAAAAAGCAGAGGAAAAGCGAAAAGAGCTTCAGCAATTTATCGAGCGGTTCTCTGCCAACGTGGCCAAGTCCAAGCAGGCCACGGCCAGAAAGAAAATGTTGGAAAAGCTCAACGTGGAAGACATCCAGCCTTCTACCCGTAAATACCCGGGCATCATCTTCAAACCTGAAAGGGAAGCGGGTGATCAAATCTTCATGACTGAAGAACTCGAGCTGAAGGACGAAGGGACCACTTACTTCACCGATGTAAACCTGATGGTGGACAAAGGCGACAAAATTGCTTTCATTTCCAGGACCAAACAAGCGGTCAACAAATTCTTCCAGACCATCATGGAAGAAATTCCTACCCAAAAGGGAGAGTTTAAATGGGGCGTAACCATCAACAAGGCTTATCTGCCAAATGACAATTCGGAATACTTCAAAACCGACCTGAATCTGATCGATTGGTTGCGTCAGTATTCTTCCAACCAAGAAGAGGCATACGTGAGGACATTTCTCGGCCGAATGCTGTTTACGGGAGAAGAAACCTTAAAATCGGCTTCGGTACTCTCTGGAGGTGAAAAAGTAAGGTGCATGATCTCCAAAATGATGCTCCAAAACCCCAACCTTTTGGTCATGGATGAACCGACCAACCACTTGGACTTGGAATCCATCACAGCCTTTAACAACGCCATCATAGAATTCAACGGCACCGTGCTCTTATCCTCATATGACCATGCTTTTGTCCAGTCTACGGCCAATAGAATCATAGAATTCACTCCTAATGGCACCATCGACAGAAGGATGAGCTATGATGATTACCTTGAAAGTGACGAAATCAAGGCCCTTCGGGAAAGCATGTACCAAAAAGGGTAA
- a CDS encoding MFS transporter, with translation MGKVQNTFRALQSSNYRIFITGQAISRVGTWMERTAVSWVVYDMTHSTFMLGLTAFVSQFPSFLFSLYGGILSDKYPRLKIVMITQVASFVQAAILAIIVLGGDTAIWHILSLITLLGIINAFDIPARQSLVNELLTDPADLSNAVALNSSVVNLARLIGPAIAGLVLSSFGAGICFSLNALSYLAVIVSLFFLRLKPQPKKAKKQSNLSEIRDTLHYLKHHSVLAPTMLYIAIISLLVIPYNTLLPEFAKAVFQGNAQTYGFMVSSIGLGAFLGTLFLASLAPETKKSRILIINAAVLGGCLMLFSVTKLLPLALFLAVITGFTGLTQSTICLTIVQTASSEEKRGQLISLYAMALFGMMPVGSLLVGLVSNQIGSSTTILIQGLIAVVISLSFYRFLRKKKLQTMKNLLQISLLIVVFSCCHSLTAQEVDTSQLIGKWKLKSYDTIELILSSPAFQQMPENTKKEMTDRIDQQLDNTVYHFVSNDSLIYTDIESGKVVHRKAIYNLNGTYLTLKEIDRPYSRQAKILKLNKQTLIFTPVVEGKDGKGEMVFVRLPID, from the coding sequence ATGGGTAAAGTTCAAAATACCTTTAGGGCCCTTCAATCCTCAAACTACAGGATATTTATTACTGGACAGGCCATTTCCCGGGTCGGGACATGGATGGAAAGAACAGCCGTTAGCTGGGTGGTTTATGATATGACCCATTCCACCTTTATGTTAGGGCTCACGGCTTTTGTATCGCAATTTCCTTCTTTCCTCTTTTCGCTATATGGCGGCATTTTATCGGACAAATACCCTCGGCTAAAAATCGTGATGATCACTCAGGTAGCCTCCTTTGTCCAAGCGGCTATTTTGGCCATTATCGTGCTGGGAGGTGATACAGCCATCTGGCATATCCTTTCACTGATCACCCTTCTGGGAATCATCAATGCTTTTGACATTCCTGCCAGACAGTCCCTGGTGAACGAGCTGCTCACTGATCCTGCCGACTTATCCAATGCGGTAGCCCTTAATTCCTCAGTGGTAAATTTAGCACGCCTCATCGGCCCGGCCATAGCAGGGTTAGTGTTGAGCAGCTTTGGTGCCGGCATTTGCTTTTCTCTTAATGCCTTGAGCTATTTAGCGGTAATTGTTTCTCTCTTCTTTCTCCGCCTAAAACCACAACCCAAAAAGGCAAAAAAACAAAGCAACCTATCTGAAATTAGGGATACCCTCCACTATTTAAAGCATCATTCCGTCCTGGCCCCGACCATGCTGTACATCGCCATCATAAGCTTGCTGGTGATCCCTTACAACACCCTGTTGCCGGAATTTGCAAAAGCTGTATTTCAGGGAAACGCACAGACCTATGGGTTTATGGTCAGCAGCATTGGTTTAGGTGCATTTTTGGGCACCTTGTTTTTGGCCTCCTTGGCTCCTGAAACCAAAAAATCGCGAATACTAATCATCAATGCTGCGGTTTTAGGCGGTTGCCTCATGCTCTTTTCTGTCACCAAATTGCTGCCCTTGGCTTTATTTCTGGCAGTCATCACGGGCTTTACAGGACTCACCCAATCTACCATCTGCCTGACCATCGTGCAAACCGCATCCAGTGAAGAAAAAAGAGGGCAACTCATCAGTCTTTATGCCATGGCACTCTTTGGAATGATGCCTGTAGGAAGTTTACTGGTCGGGTTAGTTTCCAATCAAATCGGCAGTTCCACCACGATATTGATACAGGGATTAATTGCGGTGGTGATCTCCCTTTCATTCTATCGTTTCCTGAGAAAGAAAAAGCTACAAACCATGAAAAACCTCCTTCAAATTTCCTTACTTATAGTCGTTTTTTCTTGTTGCCATTCTTTAACGGCACAGGAGGTGGATACCAGCCAACTGATCGGCAAGTGGAAGCTCAAAAGTTACGATACCATAGAATTGATCCTAAGTTCTCCTGCGTTTCAGCAAATGCCGGAAAACACTAAGAAAGAGATGACTGATCGCATCGATCAACAATTAGACAATACGGTTTATCATTTTGTGTCCAACGATAGCTTGATCTACACTGATATTGAATCAGGAAAAGTAGTCCACAGAAAAGCCATCTATAACCTTAACGGTACCTACTTGACTTTAAAAGAGATCGACAGACCCTATAGCCGACAAGCCAAAATCCTAAAACTCAATAAGCAGACCTTGATTTTTACTCCTGTAGTGGAAGGAAAAGACGGCAAAGGAGAGATGGTATTCGTCAGACTACCAATTGATTAA
- a CDS encoding alpha/beta fold hydrolase, translated as MKTTLIFALTFLLGSTIHGYSQSPDLKWLDIELSNYQYPYEVHTIDLSVQEQTLHMAYMDVMPDNYNGKNIMLLHGKNFNGAYWETTIEALVQEGFRVIIPDQIGFGKSSKPDHFHYTFQQLAQNTKAVLDKIGVNQTAVLGHSMGGMLATRFALMYPEITEKLILENPIGLEDWKLKVPYKPVEWWYQNELKKDYDAIKKYQLENYYDNQWEPAYDEWVNLLAGWTFNSDYKTIAWNAALTYDMIFTQPVVYEFENITVPTLLIIGTRDRTALGKPLVSEEVRATMGRYDELGKKTQEKIPNAQLVEIKDTGHLPHIERFERFISPLLAFLKP; from the coding sequence ATGAAGACGACATTAATTTTTGCATTAACCTTCCTTCTGGGTAGCACCATCCATGGCTACAGTCAAAGCCCGGATTTAAAGTGGCTGGACATTGAGCTATCCAACTATCAATACCCGTATGAGGTGCATACGATTGACCTGAGCGTGCAGGAACAAACCCTTCACATGGCCTATATGGATGTAATGCCGGACAACTATAATGGCAAAAACATCATGCTGCTACACGGTAAGAATTTCAATGGTGCCTATTGGGAAACCACAATAGAAGCACTTGTCCAAGAAGGATTCAGGGTGATCATTCCCGATCAAATCGGGTTTGGGAAATCATCCAAACCGGATCATTTTCACTATACCTTCCAGCAATTGGCCCAGAACACCAAAGCAGTGCTGGATAAAATCGGCGTAAACCAAACGGCTGTGCTCGGGCACTCCATGGGGGGAATGTTGGCGACGAGATTTGCCTTGATGTACCCTGAAATAACAGAAAAGCTCATCTTGGAAAATCCCATCGGCCTGGAAGACTGGAAGCTCAAAGTACCCTACAAGCCTGTGGAATGGTGGTACCAAAACGAACTCAAAAAAGACTATGACGCCATCAAAAAATACCAATTGGAAAACTATTATGATAACCAATGGGAACCCGCTTATGATGAATGGGTGAATTTATTGGCAGGTTGGACGTTTAATTCCGACTACAAAACCATCGCATGGAATGCAGCCCTCACCTATGACATGATTTTCACTCAGCCAGTAGTCTATGAATTCGAAAACATCACGGTTCCTACCCTTTTGATCATCGGGACCCGAGACCGTACAGCTTTGGGCAAACCACTGGTTTCGGAAGAAGTCCGGGCCACCATGGGAAGGTATGATGAATTGGGAAAGAAAACCCAAGAAAAGATTCCCAATGCCCAATTGGTCGAAATCAAAGACACCGGGCATTTACCCCATATTGAGCGTTTTGAACGTTTTATCTCTCCACTACTTGCTTTTCTAAAACCATAA
- a CDS encoding alpha/beta hydrolase yields the protein MKISCLIFLFFLTHTLYAIDPDHEYILTPDSVNLSYEELIITTENGINLNTWIYEADKSKTKNTVLVLAYPDAGNMSYFVYYAGIMAKSGYTVVTFDYRGFGKSDDFNIDRNALYYLEFVTDLTAVVNEISHKFEGKKIGLWGMSMGTIITAKAYPLIHEKIDFIIGEGYVTDTSLIIDRYQAKNKTLILPEPAENYRASLQNMDVPVLILAASEDTITTYQDAVNLKEKLGEKCQIIQYQAEHLQGFQYQYETLGFGGWYKNQVNAFLESIS from the coding sequence ATGAAAATCTCCTGTTTAATTTTTCTTTTTTTTCTAACACACACTCTCTATGCCATAGACCCCGACCATGAATATATCCTTACCCCAGATTCGGTCAACTTGTCTTATGAAGAGCTTATCATTACCACTGAAAATGGCATTAACCTCAACACTTGGATCTATGAAGCAGATAAGTCCAAAACCAAGAACACGGTCCTAGTCCTCGCTTACCCTGATGCGGGTAATATGTCCTACTTCGTTTATTATGCTGGGATCATGGCAAAGTCAGGCTACACCGTGGTCACTTTTGACTATCGTGGCTTCGGAAAAAGCGATGATTTTAACATTGACCGTAACGCTCTCTATTATTTAGAATTTGTCACGGACTTAACCGCCGTGGTAAATGAGATATCCCATAAGTTTGAAGGAAAAAAAATTGGGCTCTGGGGCATGTCAATGGGCACCATCATTACGGCTAAAGCATACCCCTTAATTCATGAAAAAATCGACTTTATTATTGGTGAAGGCTATGTTACAGACACCTCGCTTATCATTGACAGGTATCAAGCCAAAAACAAGACCTTAATACTTCCGGAGCCTGCAGAGAATTATCGGGCCTCTCTCCAAAACATGGATGTTCCTGTACTAATTCTTGCAGCTTCAGAGGATACCATCACCACCTATCAAGATGCTGTAAACTTAAAAGAAAAACTTGGCGAAAAATGCCAAATAATTCAATATCAGGCAGAGCATCTTCAAGGCTTTCAATACCAATACGAAACCTTGGGATTTGGAGGATGGTACAAAAACCAAGTTAATGCATTTTTGGAATCAATTTCTTGA
- a CDS encoding cysteine hydrolase family protein — translation MTKLSPSTALLVMDMQSVILNFLPNHESTLHNVAKCLKKAREEKIQVIYVRLGFRDSFPEISPKNKSFSSFKKHLSTISPEEISQIHPSILPFPGDIVVTKKRISAFSGSDLDMILRSLDIDHLILSGVATSGVVLCTFLEAMDKDYELTVIADACQDKDKDLHHVVMGKLFPGRGNIMTTKEWVD, via the coding sequence ATGACTAAACTATCCCCTTCCACCGCCCTTCTGGTAATGGACATGCAATCTGTCATCCTAAACTTCCTACCCAACCACGAAAGCACTTTGCATAATGTCGCCAAATGCCTTAAAAAAGCGCGAGAAGAAAAAATCCAAGTAATCTACGTTCGGCTGGGATTTCGGGACAGCTTTCCAGAAATAAGCCCCAAAAACAAATCTTTTTCGAGCTTTAAAAAACACCTTAGCACAATTTCACCTGAAGAAATCAGCCAAATTCATCCGTCCATCCTTCCCTTTCCGGGAGACATCGTGGTGACCAAAAAACGGATCAGTGCGTTTTCGGGGAGCGACCTTGACATGATATTGCGGTCCTTGGACATTGATCATTTGATCCTTTCCGGTGTGGCTACCAGCGGCGTAGTACTGTGTACCTTTCTAGAAGCCATGGACAAAGATTACGAGCTCACCGTCATTGCTGATGCCTGCCAAGATAAAGATAAAGATCTTCATCATGTGGTCATGGGGAAACTGTTTCCCGGGAGAGGCAATATCATGACCACCAAAGAATGGGTGGACTGA